GAGGGCAAAGGGATCTTCGGTATCGAGCAGGTGGAGGCCGCGGGCGGCGCCTGGGTCGCGGCGCAGGTAACCTTTCTTCTCCAGCGCCTGGAGTAGCTTGAAGACGCCGTTTGTAGAGCGGATGCCCAGAGCTTCGCCGATCTCCTGAAGCGTTGGGGGTTTATGATGGCGGCGCTGGTAGGCGCGGATAAATTCGTACGCTTCGTTTTGTCGAGCGGTCAGCCGTCCTTTCATGGGAGCGTGCAGGGTAAACAGGCTCCTCTAAGATAATAAGGTGAAAATATTTTTACCATATTGTTATCATGGGTGAAAATATTTTCACCTCCATGGCTAAAACCGGCTTTTTGGGCTCCTGGACAGAGGTAAACAGGCTATCTCGTCCAGAAAAAATGCTTTTCTTTTGGCCGAATCTCTTGACTTTTTGAAAAAATACTGTACCTTGTGAAGGCGGTGGGGAAAAGTGGGGAATTTTCCCATGCCCCGTAGTAATTTGGGGAGCGCTCCGCACGAACTATATGGCGAGCTTCAAGGGACAGGCCGCATACTCCGTAGACGAGAAGGGGCGGGTAGCCATCCCGGCCAAAATGCGGGCTGTCCTGAAGCCAGAGGCGAAGGGGACCTTCACGGCCACGCGCGGCTTCGAGCGTTGCATTTTTCTCTACCCGCTTGACCGCTGGGAGGAGATCGAAATGCAGATGATGAAGCTCAATCTGTACCAGCGGGAAGCGCGCAACTTCGTGCGGCAGATTCTGCGCTGGGCCGAGGAGGTTACGTTAGACAAGCAAGGGCGTGTGGTGCTGCCCAAAGTTCTGATGGAGTTTGCAGGCATTACGGATCGGGCGCTCATCATCGGTGCGCTCGATCACATAGAGATCTGGAATCCGGCTACGTTCGAGCAGTTTGTGAACGAGCAACCCTTGGATTACGAGACGCTGGCTGAGAAAGTGATGGGGGTGTGAGTGCGCAGCAGAAACATCGGGGGGCAGAGGCGGCGAGACCCTACGGCTCGCCGTATCATGTGCCTGTTCTTTGTCAGGCTGTTGTCGAGGGGTTGGTGACAGACCCGG
This DNA window, taken from Rhodothermus profundi, encodes the following:
- the mraZ gene encoding division/cell wall cluster transcriptional repressor MraZ is translated as MASFKGQAAYSVDEKGRVAIPAKMRAVLKPEAKGTFTATRGFERCIFLYPLDRWEEIEMQMMKLNLYQREARNFVRQILRWAEEVTLDKQGRVVLPKVLMEFAGITDRALIIGALDHIEIWNPATFEQFVNEQPLDYETLAEKVMGV